The Chryseolinea soli genome contains a region encoding:
- a CDS encoding MFS transporter produces MPTVALKSKEGIWVMVSTILASAMAFIDATALNVVLPSMQEELQASVTDIFWVLNAYLLMLASLILIGGSLGDTLGRKKIFMTGIVLFILSSASCGMSATIFQLIVFRIFQGIGGALMIPGSLSLISSSIHERERGKAIGIWSAVSTAVTIGGPILGGALADAGWWRYIFYINVPLGLIALFILFAKVSEVKAGGADKPIDVVGALIIALCLASLTYGFLRIPKVGFNNWQVYVSLVAGILLLPVFIACEKRVPHRMMPLHLFKNKIFSGMNLYTFFLYAGLSAGMFFLSLNLIQIQGYRQFEAGLAFLPFTLLLTLLSAVAGKLSDRYGPKFFLVAGATITGAALLFLAFIPKTSGPTQYWSTFFPGILIFGAGMTFVIAPLTATVMGCVSDQYSGVASGVNNAVTRTSGVFANAIFGALAVLLFSSALQKDLVKTSFSEESKREIAAQVVNLGNAKAPLHLPDADRQKIQELYQQGFLNAYRTIMILAAALCFGATLMAVLFVEKGVHERER; encoded by the coding sequence ATGCCAACCGTCGCGCTAAAAAGCAAAGAAGGAATTTGGGTCATGGTCTCGACCATTCTGGCGTCGGCCATGGCTTTTATTGACGCCACGGCGTTGAATGTTGTGTTGCCCTCGATGCAGGAAGAACTTCAAGCATCGGTGACGGATATATTCTGGGTGCTCAACGCATACCTCTTGATGCTGGCGTCGCTCATCCTCATTGGCGGCTCACTGGGCGACACGTTGGGGAGGAAGAAAATATTCATGACCGGTATTGTTCTGTTTATTCTGAGTTCGGCCTCGTGCGGCATGTCGGCTACTATTTTTCAACTGATCGTGTTCCGGATTTTTCAGGGCATCGGCGGCGCCTTGATGATACCGGGTAGTCTGTCGCTGATCTCTTCGTCCATACACGAGCGTGAGCGGGGCAAAGCGATTGGTATTTGGTCGGCAGTGAGCACAGCGGTTACGATCGGCGGCCCCATTCTGGGCGGTGCGTTGGCAGATGCTGGATGGTGGCGCTATATATTTTATATCAATGTCCCCCTTGGACTTATCGCGTTGTTCATTCTGTTTGCCAAGGTTAGCGAAGTGAAAGCAGGCGGAGCGGACAAGCCCATCGATGTTGTCGGGGCGCTTATTATCGCCTTATGTTTGGCATCGCTTACGTATGGATTTCTACGAATACCAAAGGTAGGATTTAATAACTGGCAGGTTTATGTTTCCCTGGTGGCGGGGATATTGTTGCTGCCGGTGTTCATCGCTTGTGAGAAAAGGGTGCCACATCGGATGATGCCGTTGCATTTGTTCAAGAATAAGATTTTTAGCGGAATGAATCTTTATACCTTCTTCCTCTACGCGGGGCTTAGCGCCGGCATGTTTTTTCTTTCGTTGAACCTGATCCAGATACAGGGTTACCGCCAGTTTGAGGCCGGGCTTGCATTTTTGCCGTTCACGCTTTTGCTGACGCTGTTGTCAGCGGTTGCTGGCAAGTTGTCCGACCGTTATGGGCCCAAATTTTTTTTGGTGGCGGGCGCCACGATCACCGGAGCTGCTTTGCTTTTTCTTGCCTTCATACCAAAGACCAGTGGTCCCACGCAATATTGGTCCACGTTCTTTCCAGGGATTTTGATCTTTGGAGCAGGGATGACTTTCGTTATTGCACCTTTGACGGCCACGGTGATGGGTTGTGTGAGCGATCAATATTCGGGCGTGGCCTCGGGAGTGAACAATGCCGTTACGAGGACGTCGGGTGTTTTTGCCAATGCGATCTTTGGAGCGTTGGCCGTTCTTCTCTTTAGCAGCGCCTTGCAAAAAGACCTGGTGAAGACCTCTTTCTCGGAGGAAAGCAAAAGGGAAATCGCCGCGCAAGTCGTCAATCTTGGAAATGCAAAGGCGCCTTTACATTTGCCGGACGCCGACCGGCAGAAGATACAGGAGCTTTATCAGCAGGGATTTCTTAATGCCTACAGAACGATCATGATCCTGGCCGCAGCGTTGTGTTTTGGGGCTACGTTGATGGCGGTGCTCTTTGTTGAAAAAGGAGTCCATGAGCGAGAGCGGTAG
- a CDS encoding response regulator: MMRNILLVDDDAVSNFISERMLHRFDAAANIFKAENGRRALEILNDPVLSFFPDTMFVDINMPVMDGFDFIRTFSETFESQFNQVQIVILTSSLDNYDLFRADRLGIKNYLVKPITEHHIQALFL; this comes from the coding sequence ATGATGAGGAATATACTATTGGTCGATGATGACGCCGTGTCCAATTTCATAAGCGAACGAATGCTGCATCGCTTTGACGCAGCTGCCAACATATTCAAAGCGGAAAATGGACGAAGAGCGCTCGAGATCCTAAATGACCCGGTGCTGAGCTTTTTTCCGGATACAATGTTTGTGGATATAAACATGCCCGTTATGGATGGATTTGATTTCATTAGAACATTTTCCGAAACGTTCGAATCGCAGTTCAACCAGGTTCAAATTGTGATACTAACCTCATCACTTGATAATTACGATCTGTTTCGTGCGGACAGGCTCGGCATTAAAAACTATCTCGTTAAACCTATCACTGAACATCACATACAAGCCCTATTTCTTTAG
- a CDS encoding S8 family serine peptidase: MLTKLATLVLVATLAAPCVVLAQGMPLRFLARAKKEISDETIVLTLRAAPRQVVAVKIDRHSASTLLRTAPAGSLFLLKSDADANARAMLDYLKHSNVFEYVEPDYVGRAAAVTPAAVFPHDPFFLRQWSHNNDGSFPLAAAKVDADADIAEAWTITTGSEEVIVAILDTGVKTDHREFSGRLWKNPNEIADNQKDDDGNGYVDDVNGWNFVADNNALQDDAGHGTHVAGIIGATGNNDVGYAGVDWHAKLMCLKVLDEGQRGYYSHWVAAIHYAVDHGAAIINMSMGGADYSQALEEAVQYAWDRNVLVVASMQNLNNDIVFYPAGFARALAVGATDPDDNRSQSFAGTIYGSNYGEHIDVVAPGNYIYGLHHLSDTTYSMVLSGTSQATALVSGIASLMRAKNPHLTVTQLEQGIEAGAEDGVGAATEDTPGWDRFYGFGRVNAYLALHPMDADAPDESALQVFPNPSTGLLHVKMDQKVAIRFSIALCDNLGRLIFQDEKDATRMIDLKYSLNGLPAGFYTLVLRNEKTRCVAKWMKH; this comes from the coding sequence ATGTTGACAAAGCTGGCCACCCTTGTGCTTGTTGCTACACTGGCCGCACCCTGCGTGGTGTTGGCGCAGGGCATGCCCCTTCGGTTCCTGGCCCGCGCAAAAAAAGAAATTTCGGACGAGACCATTGTGCTCACCCTTCGCGCTGCACCACGCCAGGTGGTGGCGGTGAAGATAGACCGGCACAGTGCGTCAACCCTGTTGCGAACGGCTCCGGCGGGTTCTCTATTTCTATTGAAGAGCGACGCCGATGCCAATGCGCGTGCTATGTTGGATTATCTGAAACACAGCAACGTGTTTGAATATGTTGAACCCGACTACGTGGGCCGCGCTGCAGCGGTAACGCCTGCCGCAGTGTTTCCGCACGATCCTTTCTTTCTCCGGCAATGGTCACACAACAACGACGGTAGCTTTCCGTTGGCCGCAGCCAAGGTTGATGCCGATGCCGACATTGCCGAGGCGTGGACCATCACCACGGGAAGCGAGGAAGTGATTGTGGCTATTCTGGATACCGGCGTGAAAACAGATCATCGCGAATTCAGCGGGCGCCTCTGGAAAAACCCAAACGAAATAGCCGACAATCAGAAAGACGACGACGGCAACGGCTATGTTGACGATGTGAACGGATGGAACTTTGTGGCCGACAACAATGCCCTTCAGGACGACGCCGGCCATGGTACGCACGTTGCCGGCATCATCGGTGCCACGGGCAACAACGACGTGGGCTATGCCGGTGTGGACTGGCATGCCAAACTGATGTGCCTGAAAGTGCTCGACGAAGGTCAACGGGGATACTACAGCCATTGGGTGGCCGCCATCCACTATGCAGTTGATCATGGCGCGGCGATCATAAATATGTCGATGGGAGGCGCGGACTATTCTCAGGCGCTGGAGGAGGCCGTGCAGTACGCATGGGATCGAAACGTACTGGTGGTGGCGAGCATGCAAAACCTGAACAATGACATCGTGTTCTATCCGGCGGGCTTCGCACGCGCATTGGCCGTGGGGGCGACCGACCCCGACGACAACCGGAGCCAATCGTTTGCCGGGACCATCTATGGCAGCAACTATGGCGAACACATCGACGTGGTGGCACCCGGAAACTACATCTATGGTCTTCACCATCTCTCCGACACAACCTATAGCATGGTGTTGAGCGGCACCTCGCAGGCCACGGCACTGGTGAGCGGCATTGCGTCGTTGATGCGCGCAAAAAATCCTCACCTCACCGTGACGCAACTTGAGCAGGGCATTGAAGCAGGCGCCGAAGATGGCGTGGGCGCAGCGACAGAAGATACACCCGGCTGGGATCGCTTCTATGGCTTCGGGCGCGTGAATGCCTATTTGGCGTTGCATCCTATGGATGCAGACGCCCCCGACGAAAGTGCGCTTCAGGTTTTTCCAAACCCATCCACTGGGTTGCTACACGTGAAGATGGATCAGAAAGTGGCCATTCGGTTCAGCATAGCCCTGTGCGACAACTTGGGCAGGCTTATTTTTCAAGACGAAAAAGACGCGACGCGCATGATAGACCTGAAGTATAGTCTTAACGGACTTCCCGCAGGCTTCTACACCCTGGTGCTCCGGAACGAAAAAACGCGCTGTGTTGCGAAATGGATGAAGCATTGA
- a CDS encoding tyrosine-type recombinase/integrase, whose amino-acid sequence MMTKTHDSKPTASLVLDSRTILRDGSHPLKLKIGWGKDDNRKWSIGYTFTKEKYAELLTNATRAPYKDIWVHLNAKLRKADNIIRDLMPFFRFEDFKERFFDAPNFKIQVDESSLMFICETVANNYKRKGQYSMSVKMRDSSRSLLKFVKMENMPMRAITPSFCREYEEYMYNKSKKFTRNGAGINLRHIRILFNEAISEGYIPREWYPFKRMSGERSFFKDAYVIPLERKSKEYLDEADLVKFSETKRFDTPAQRKAHCAWLVSFYCNGANAADFLNFRFRDIEGDFISFYREKIKYSTRQDRKLIRVFITPELRQLILEFGNPPAPNNYIFQCYTDEMDDEKRFLARKKFTTDVTRSMKILGEKLGLKAKVKLGNARHALANILKRNGVSREVVKDLFGHMSIVTADNYYESFGDDKFKEIATNYMSLDAIKSRIRDR is encoded by the coding sequence ATGATGACTAAAACGCACGATAGTAAACCAACGGCATCCCTGGTACTGGACAGCCGTACGATCCTTAGGGATGGGTCTCATCCCCTGAAATTAAAAATAGGTTGGGGTAAGGATGATAATCGTAAATGGTCCATTGGGTATACTTTCACCAAGGAGAAGTATGCAGAGCTACTTACAAATGCTACCAGAGCACCCTACAAGGACATCTGGGTTCATTTAAATGCTAAGCTACGAAAGGCAGATAACATTATTAGAGACCTCATGCCGTTCTTTCGATTTGAGGATTTTAAAGAGCGATTTTTTGATGCTCCGAACTTTAAGATTCAAGTCGATGAATCTTCACTAATGTTCATCTGTGAGACGGTTGCAAACAACTACAAACGGAAGGGACAGTATTCCATGTCAGTGAAAATGAGAGATTCTTCCAGATCCTTGTTAAAATTCGTTAAGATGGAAAATATGCCCATGCGGGCGATTACTCCGAGCTTTTGCCGGGAGTATGAGGAATATATGTACAATAAGTCGAAGAAGTTTACCCGAAATGGCGCGGGAATTAACCTCAGGCATATTCGGATATTATTTAACGAGGCGATTTCAGAAGGGTACATCCCAAGAGAGTGGTACCCTTTTAAGCGAATGAGCGGAGAGCGTTCGTTTTTCAAGGATGCTTACGTAATACCCTTAGAGCGTAAGTCAAAGGAGTATCTGGACGAGGCTGATTTGGTTAAGTTTTCAGAGACAAAGAGATTTGATACACCTGCACAGCGAAAGGCTCATTGTGCATGGCTTGTATCGTTCTATTGCAATGGAGCAAACGCGGCCGACTTCCTGAATTTTAGATTCAGGGACATTGAGGGAGATTTTATTTCCTTCTATCGCGAAAAAATAAAGTATTCTACGAGGCAGGACAGAAAGCTTATCCGAGTTTTCATAACACCAGAACTTCGTCAGTTAATTCTGGAGTTCGGCAATCCACCGGCGCCAAACAACTACATCTTTCAATGCTATACGGATGAGATGGACGATGAGAAGAGATTCCTTGCGAGGAAAAAATTTACCACCGACGTGACAAGGTCAATGAAGATTCTGGGCGAAAAGCTGGGATTAAAAGCGAAAGTCAAGTTGGGAAATGCACGCCATGCTCTGGCCAACATCCTTAAAAGAAATGGTGTGTCTCGCGAGGTCGTTAAGGACCTTTTTGGACATATGAGCATTGTTACGGCAGACAACTATTATGAATCATTTGGCGATGATAAATTCAAGGAAATTGCAACGAACTACATGTCCCTTGATGCGATAAAGAGTAGAATTCGAGACAGGTAA
- a CDS encoding helix-turn-helix domain-containing protein: MNSQGKTHNPFEAIENQLSRIESLLLELKSDRHSFLVNKSIETNNDNGIKLAMRITGWKRKTIYNLVCKRMIPHFKRGKTLYFDEQELKDWIKAGKRLTQEEAEKLA, translated from the coding sequence ATGAATTCACAAGGCAAAACTCATAATCCATTTGAGGCAATCGAAAATCAACTCAGTCGAATTGAGTCTCTATTACTCGAATTAAAATCTGATAGACATTCGTTTTTAGTAAATAAAAGTATCGAGACCAACAACGACAATGGCATCAAATTGGCAATGAGGATAACTGGGTGGAAGCGTAAGACAATTTACAATCTTGTCTGTAAGCGTATGATTCCTCATTTCAAGAGAGGCAAAACCCTATACTTCGACGAACAGGAACTTAAAGACTGGATAAAGGCTGGAAAAAGACTAACCCAAGAGGAAGCTGAGAAGTTAGCATAG
- the pelA gene encoding pectate lyase, with amino-acid sequence MRLRTKATCCKFFFRESLINPGFQTLYLAGMNLWPILLLSCLITLVNNRVEAQSHDPIADRMLVYQRSIGGWPKFLYDKDHKGVKVDYSKALSDEEADAIRADSLASDATYDNHSTSREIRYLIQAYKTTGNKKYLRAAEKGIRYILNGQYKTNGGWPQFYPVRKGYPSHITYNDDAMVNNLEILQDIVDKTKNMEVIDSSLIALSKKAVDRGVQCILLTQVKVDGKLTAWCAQHDTTTLRPANARAFEPAALNSSESAGIVRFLMRQQNPSPKLVQAITSAMEWFENSRIEGYQFETVTGASYQNEKDRVLVADAHAVIWARFYEIETNAPFFTGRDGIKRKSVSDIEYERRNGYAWYGSWPQKLLDKDFPIWKAANKIIDRR; translated from the coding sequence ATGAGATTGCGCACTAAAGCAACATGCTGTAAGTTTTTTTTTCGCGAATCTCTTATCAACCCTGGATTTCAAACATTGTATCTTGCCGGGATGAACCTATGGCCTATTCTCTTGCTATCCTGCCTAATAACGCTTGTAAACAATCGTGTTGAAGCGCAATCTCACGATCCCATCGCTGACCGGATGCTGGTGTACCAACGCAGTATTGGAGGGTGGCCAAAATTTCTCTACGATAAGGATCACAAGGGGGTGAAGGTTGATTATTCAAAAGCGCTAAGCGATGAAGAGGCCGACGCTATTCGTGCTGACTCGCTGGCCAGTGATGCAACGTATGATAACCATTCTACGAGCCGTGAGATCCGTTATTTGATTCAAGCCTACAAGACCACCGGGAACAAAAAATATCTACGCGCGGCAGAGAAAGGAATTCGTTATATCCTCAACGGTCAATACAAAACCAATGGAGGGTGGCCGCAATTCTATCCTGTGCGTAAAGGATATCCAAGCCATATCACCTATAATGACGATGCCATGGTTAACAACCTGGAGATTTTGCAAGACATCGTGGATAAGACGAAGAATATGGAAGTGATAGATTCGTCCCTTATTGCGCTTAGTAAAAAGGCGGTTGATCGCGGAGTTCAGTGTATTCTTTTAACGCAGGTGAAGGTTGATGGAAAACTTACGGCCTGGTGTGCGCAGCATGATACTACGACGTTGAGACCTGCCAATGCCCGTGCGTTTGAACCTGCTGCGTTAAATAGTTCGGAGTCGGCAGGCATTGTGCGATTCCTTATGCGTCAACAGAATCCATCTCCCAAGTTGGTGCAGGCGATCACCAGTGCCATGGAATGGTTTGAGAATTCGAGGATTGAAGGATACCAATTTGAAACTGTGACAGGAGCTTCTTATCAAAATGAAAAAGACAGAGTACTGGTTGCTGATGCACACGCTGTCATTTGGGCAAGGTTCTATGAGATTGAAACGAATGCGCCCTTCTTCACCGGCCGGGATGGAATCAAAAGGAAAAGTGTATCCGATATAGAGTATGAAAGAAGAAACGGATATGCATGGTATGGCAGTTGGCCGCAAAAGCTCCTTGATAAAGATTTTCCTATATGGAAGGCGGCGAATAAAATTATTGACCGTAGATGA
- a CDS encoding SusC/RagA family TonB-linked outer membrane protein, whose amino-acid sequence MKGILLLCWCFLLCPLLTSAQEYTVSGTVKDETGGGLPGVNVILKGTTRGTTSDANGSYTIAVPPEGILIFSFIGYSPEEVSVGTRQSINVSMTPDIQRLSEVVVVGYGTQKKANLTGSVGSIDESLIESKPITSASQSLAGKIAGVNIAQSSGIAGSDGATITIRGLGTLGSTNPLILVDGVITERMDMLSPGDIQSISVLKDAASASIYGSQAANGVILITTKKGSIGRKPVFQYDGGWSVSQITKQSKPDMIKDPVLFMQLMNEARTNSNLQPAFSDEVMELYSTPSYRDAVSTDWMKEVYQKGQIQEHNVSARGATDKTSYYLSLGYMDQKAIVLDGRYKRVTSRVNLETQITPKIKMGTNFGYTYGNQRTPNGGINDYSLLDVMRATPTTPAYTDDGYFGLPDWTTLTFNGQVQGGNPLASFSSNDIHSTTNEIVGNMYAEWEIIDNLKLAADFNANVALWDYSGWYGRPTARNWRYKEILQDPNVNPSSVSPDFYGFGSLQVQSSRTYSLNPHIKLAYTKHIGDHTLSGLVGFTTQERTYNYVSTSRGQFTSNYIRVLQAGDPTTVGNESRISSSAIVSQFGRIDYSYKDKYLFEANIRRDGSSRFGANYKYGVFPSFSAGWVVTNEDFFSNVPAISFLKIRGSWGQLGNQNFGDDFPYVAKVTYSDANYVWGESVATGAKASTYGNEDLHWETTTMSDVGLEFHLFNSQLKFEADYFYKKSSDVLYNTPIPRETGFSSVVSNLASVGNKGFEASVNFDKRINKFSISGGLNATRVKNKVLSINPDATGETDRYINGDKILARGYPIDSYYLVGWTGGIFQNQEQVDNSPAQFGAGPGDLVFQDVSGPNGVPDGVIDGNDRQIKGTSYPVWTFGANITLEYGGFALSADFQGIADAYAYGSNEYFYPTFQGSNIGKQWIDRWTPENPSTSKPRLWVDNGPNTQNQSTYFLMDRSYLRLKYAVFSYTIPKNIVQRLSMSNIRVYLSAQNPYTWTNYGGFDPERTREASARGGLPQARILKLGLSVTL is encoded by the coding sequence ATGAAAGGAATACTTTTACTATGTTGGTGTTTTTTGTTATGTCCTCTCTTGACAAGCGCTCAAGAGTATACGGTGTCAGGGACCGTTAAAGATGAAACTGGTGGCGGTCTGCCAGGAGTAAATGTCATCCTGAAAGGAACCACTCGCGGAACCACTTCCGATGCTAACGGAAGTTATACTATTGCCGTACCGCCTGAGGGAATCCTGATTTTTTCCTTTATAGGGTATAGCCCTGAGGAGGTGTCCGTGGGTACCCGCCAGTCGATCAATGTTAGTATGACTCCGGACATTCAGCGACTTAGTGAGGTTGTGGTGGTCGGTTACGGCACCCAGAAGAAAGCAAACCTTACAGGATCCGTTGGCTCGATCGATGAAAGCCTTATCGAAAGTAAGCCAATCACCAGTGCATCGCAGAGTCTAGCAGGCAAAATTGCCGGCGTGAACATTGCCCAAAGTTCAGGTATAGCTGGCAGTGATGGGGCAACGATTACTATTCGAGGATTGGGAACGCTTGGGAGCACAAATCCCCTGATCCTTGTGGATGGAGTCATTACTGAACGAATGGATATGCTCAGTCCCGGTGACATCCAATCTATTTCTGTTCTCAAGGATGCGGCGTCTGCCTCTATCTATGGATCGCAGGCTGCAAATGGCGTAATATTGATTACCACCAAGAAAGGATCGATCGGCCGTAAACCGGTTTTTCAATACGATGGCGGATGGTCGGTTTCCCAGATCACCAAGCAAAGCAAGCCGGACATGATCAAAGACCCTGTCTTGTTTATGCAGCTGATGAATGAAGCAAGAACGAATTCAAATCTGCAGCCTGCTTTCTCCGATGAGGTAATGGAACTGTACAGTACTCCCTCTTACAGGGACGCGGTAAGTACGGATTGGATGAAAGAAGTTTATCAAAAGGGCCAGATTCAGGAACACAATGTAAGCGCCAGAGGCGCCACAGACAAGACTAGCTACTACTTGTCACTAGGCTATATGGATCAGAAAGCCATTGTGCTGGACGGTAGATACAAGCGTGTGACCTCGCGCGTTAACCTCGAAACGCAGATTACCCCAAAGATAAAAATGGGCACCAATTTTGGGTACACGTATGGTAATCAGCGAACGCCTAACGGGGGTATAAATGACTACTCACTTCTGGATGTGATGCGGGCTACGCCAACAACCCCGGCATATACGGACGATGGTTATTTCGGACTTCCCGATTGGACCACGCTAACCTTCAACGGCCAGGTTCAAGGTGGCAACCCACTTGCTAGTTTCTCATCGAATGACATTCACTCGACTACCAATGAAATTGTTGGTAACATGTATGCCGAGTGGGAGATCATAGACAACCTTAAATTGGCTGCAGACTTCAATGCCAACGTAGCGCTATGGGATTATTCCGGGTGGTATGGGAGACCTACTGCAAGAAACTGGCGCTACAAAGAGATCTTACAGGATCCCAATGTGAATCCGAGTAGTGTGTCGCCCGATTTTTATGGCTTTGGTTCACTACAGGTACAGTCGTCGCGGACCTATAGTTTGAATCCGCATATAAAGTTAGCCTACACCAAACATATCGGCGATCATACACTTTCGGGTCTGGTAGGGTTTACTACCCAGGAAAGGACATACAACTATGTAAGCACGTCACGAGGTCAATTTACATCAAACTATATCCGAGTGCTCCAGGCAGGTGATCCGACGACGGTGGGCAATGAAAGCAGGATTTCCAGTAGCGCAATTGTGTCGCAGTTTGGAAGAATAGATTATAGCTATAAAGACAAATACTTGTTCGAAGCCAACATTCGGCGCGATGGTTCCTCAAGATTTGGCGCAAACTACAAATACGGAGTGTTTCCGTCTTTTTCTGCCGGGTGGGTAGTAACCAACGAAGACTTTTTTAGCAACGTTCCAGCAATCAGTTTTCTTAAGATCAGAGGCTCTTGGGGGCAACTTGGAAACCAGAATTTCGGCGATGATTTTCCTTATGTAGCGAAGGTCACCTACAGCGATGCTAATTATGTTTGGGGTGAAAGCGTTGCAACGGGAGCGAAGGCATCGACTTACGGCAACGAAGACCTGCATTGGGAGACAACGACGATGAGCGATGTTGGTCTCGAATTTCACCTGTTCAATAGTCAGCTAAAATTTGAAGCAGATTACTTCTATAAAAAGTCATCGGACGTTTTATACAACACTCCGATTCCTCGTGAAACCGGCTTCTCTTCCGTGGTAAGTAACCTGGCTAGTGTTGGTAATAAAGGGTTTGAGGCATCGGTAAATTTTGACAAACGGATTAATAAATTTTCAATATCCGGTGGATTGAATGCCACACGAGTCAAGAACAAAGTGCTGTCCATTAATCCGGACGCTACCGGGGAGACAGACCGGTATATCAACGGCGATAAAATTTTAGCGCGTGGCTATCCGATTGATTCGTATTACCTGGTAGGATGGACCGGAGGCATCTTCCAAAATCAAGAACAGGTTGACAACAGTCCGGCGCAATTTGGGGCAGGACCTGGCGACTTGGTTTTCCAGGATGTGAGCGGACCCAACGGAGTACCCGATGGTGTTATCGATGGTAACGACCGACAAATCAAGGGCACTTCGTATCCGGTTTGGACGTTTGGGGCAAACATCACCTTGGAGTATGGTGGGTTCGCTTTATCGGCGGACTTTCAGGGAATAGCCGATGCGTACGCATACGGTTCAAACGAATATTTTTATCCAACATTTCAAGGATCAAATATTGGCAAGCAATGGATAGATCGGTGGACTCCAGAAAATCCAAGCACCTCCAAGCCAAGATTGTGGGTGGACAACGGACCGAATACGCAAAACCAAAGTACTTATTTTTTAATGGATAGGTCATACCTGCGACTTAAGTATGCGGTGTTCAGTTATACCATCCCCAAAAATATAGTGCAGCGGCTTTCCATGAGTAACATCCGGGTATATCTGAGCGCACAAAATCCCTATACGTGGACCAACTACGGCGGGTTTGATCCTGAAAGAACAAGAGAAGCAAGCGCCAGGGGCGGGCTGCCACAAGCGCGCATTTTGAAATTAGGATTAAGTGTTACACTTTAA